One Aerococcus urinaeequi DNA segment encodes these proteins:
- a CDS encoding AEC family transporter yields the protein MFGNFMIGFNAVMPMLIYMLFGQFFAQAGMIKQESFQDFNNALFKILLPINLFTNIYKSDFKQSFNGYALTYILVIALTLYFMLAFIIPKVSDDRTRYGVMLQGSVRANAILFGLPLGTSLLGEENMGMVTITLAIIVPFWNIMSVVGFSLYSEDKVSFKQMGRSIITNPMVIATFIGLIVVLLGLQFPEAINTSLTNINRMVSPLALMVMGGTFSFKLEDVDFALIFTVANKLIIIPLIGITLGAILGFRGDAIVSILIAFAGPTAVSSYAQAIAADGDGDLANQTVVFTTTFSMITLVFLITLMKTFGLF from the coding sequence ATGTTTGGTAACTTTATGATCGGGTTTAATGCAGTCATGCCGATGTTAATCTATATGCTTTTTGGACAATTTTTTGCTCAAGCGGGGATGATTAAACAAGAATCCTTTCAAGATTTTAACAACGCCTTATTTAAAATTTTGCTACCAATTAACTTATTCACCAATATTTATAAGTCTGATTTCAAGCAATCATTCAACGGCTATGCCTTGACCTATATCCTTGTCATCGCTTTGACCCTATACTTTATGCTAGCCTTTATTATTCCAAAGGTATCCGATGACCGGACCCGTTACGGGGTGATGCTACAGGGCTCAGTTAGAGCTAACGCCATCCTATTTGGTTTACCCTTGGGGACATCTCTATTAGGTGAAGAAAATATGGGGATGGTGACTATTACCTTAGCCATCATCGTGCCGTTCTGGAATATCATGTCGGTCGTCGGTTTTTCTTTATATTCAGAAGATAAGGTATCTTTTAAACAGATGGGTAGAAGTATTATCACGAACCCAATGGTGATTGCCACGTTCATTGGTTTGATTGTTGTCTTACTGGGTCTACAATTTCCAGAAGCCATCAATACTTCTTTAACCAACATTAACCGAATGGTATCGCCGCTTGCCTTGATGGTCATGGGTGGGACTTTCTCTTTTAAATTGGAAGATGTCGATTTTGCCTTAATCTTTACGGTAGCCAATAAATTGATTATTATTCCTTTAATCGGAATCACCCTCGGTGCTATTCTAGGTTTTAGAGGGGATGCAATCGTTTCTATCCTGATTGCATTCGCTGGGCCAACGGCTGTGTCGTCTTATGCTCAAGCCATTGCAGCGGACGGAGACGGGGACTTAGCCAACCAAACAGTGGTGTTTACGACCACCTTTTCTATGATTACCTTGGTATTCTTGATTACCTTGATGAAAACATTTGGTTTATTCTAA
- a CDS encoding L-lactate dehydrogenase, with the protein MSKNGQKVILIGDGAVGSAFAYASVIQGVGRELGIIDLDEDRVEGDVLDLIDALAYTSPKKIYKATYDDCGDADVVVITAGAAQKPGETRLDLVDKNLRIFKSMVDQVMASGFDGIFLVATNPVDILTYATWKFSGLPANRVIGSGTSLDSARFRQELATTLDVDARNVHAYIMGEHGDTEFPVWSHANIGGQSIYDWVSQTSAIDEEALVNLFYHVRDKAYKIIEKKGATYYGIGVSLVRILKAILNDENAILPVSVYLDGEYNQNDVYIGAPAIINREGIRGIIEADLNDHEQQQMELSATKLRDTLETAWAKLDF; encoded by the coding sequence ATGTCAAAAAATGGTCAAAAAGTTATTTTAATTGGTGATGGTGCTGTAGGATCTGCATTTGCGTATGCTTCCGTTATTCAAGGTGTTGGTAGAGAATTAGGAATTATCGATTTAGATGAAGACCGCGTTGAAGGTGATGTATTAGACCTTATCGACGCCCTAGCTTATACATCTCCTAAGAAAATCTACAAAGCTACATATGATGATTGTGGTGACGCAGATGTTGTAGTGATTACTGCTGGTGCTGCACAAAAACCTGGTGAAACACGTTTAGATTTAGTAGATAAAAACTTACGTATCTTCAAGAGCATGGTAGACCAAGTAATGGCTTCAGGCTTCGATGGGATCTTTCTAGTAGCTACTAACCCAGTAGACATCTTAACTTATGCTACTTGGAAATTCTCTGGCCTACCTGCCAACCGTGTAATCGGTTCTGGTACTTCACTAGACTCAGCTCGATTCCGTCAAGAATTAGCCACTACATTAGATGTTGATGCGCGTAACGTTCATGCCTACATTATGGGTGAACACGGTGACACTGAGTTCCCCGTATGGTCACACGCAAACATTGGTGGCCAATCAATTTACGACTGGGTGTCTCAAACTTCAGCAATCGACGAAGAAGCTTTAGTAAACTTGTTCTACCACGTACGTGATAAGGCTTATAAGATTATCGAGAAAAAAGGCGCAACTTACTACGGTATCGGTGTATCTTTAGTCCGTATCTTAAAAGCTATCTTAAATGACGAAAATGCTATCTTACCTGTATCTGTTTACCTAGATGGCGAATACAACCAAAATGATGTTTATATTGGTGCTCCAGCTATCATCAACCGTGAAGGTATTCGTGGTATCATCGAAGCTGACTTAAACGACCACGAGCAACAACAAATGGAATTGTCAGCAACTAAATTACGCGACACCTTAGAAACAGCTTGGGCAAAATTAGACTTCTAA
- the pth gene encoding aminoacyl-tRNA hydrolase, translating to MKLIVGLGNPGKKYEGTRHNIGFIALDEWAYQHNETFNKTGFKGEYFETFVNGEKVIFLKPTTFMNNSGEAVGAMANYYSIPVEDILVVYDDLDMDPGRIRLRQKGSAGGHNGVKSLIAHLGTDKIRRIKLGIGHPGKEGTVVNHVLSRFPKEDHTPMLAATRAAVEAIDYWLAGHSFEETMTNYNN from the coding sequence ATGAAATTAATCGTCGGATTGGGTAATCCAGGTAAAAAATATGAGGGCACACGACACAACATTGGCTTTATCGCTTTAGATGAATGGGCCTACCAACATAATGAGACTTTCAACAAAACAGGCTTTAAAGGGGAATACTTTGAAACTTTTGTTAACGGGGAGAAAGTGATTTTCCTAAAACCAACTACCTTTATGAACAATTCAGGAGAAGCGGTTGGCGCTATGGCCAACTATTATTCAATTCCAGTAGAAGATATTTTAGTGGTTTATGATGATTTAGATATGGATCCAGGCCGGATTCGTTTACGTCAAAAGGGGTCTGCTGGTGGACATAACGGGGTGAAATCACTGATTGCCCACCTTGGTACCGACAAAATTCGCCGCATTAAACTAGGAATCGGCCATCCGGGTAAAGAAGGGACCGTTGTCAACCACGTCCTATCAAGATTTCCAAAAGAAGACCATACCCCAATGCTTGCGGCTACGCGTGCAGCTGTTGAAGCCATTGACTACTGGTTAGCGGGTCATTCTTTTGAGGAAACCATGACCAACTACAACAACTAG
- the mfd gene encoding transcription-repair coupling factor, with protein sequence MDLQTFFLQESQNESFKQQAKSGQSVLYLGLQGASRAYMAKTLLNLASEQKVVIVTNNLLQADHFYNDLQSDFSDEQLHLFNVPESVAADWAIASPEALADRLNVLNWARDPKATGVLITPMFGLKRLLTPTEIWDNTRLLVKLGDELEPATLVQRLLNQGYQRAEIVMTPGEMSQRGDIVDFYPINAEYPVRVSVGFDEVERISTFDPNTQKSLQDQPSINIQPSQEFIVLPQQLQAQADAFQKLMAKSLAKIKDDVVKDLATAVVNDEVLAWKNGETTENSKYFHRYMYPETTNILDYIGDQAFLILDDYARLIQEEATWTSNTEMYLQTMVEMGQLPAQVQVYADFKEGIQAFKGRKFYFSVWQQGLGSLKFDGLYQYQTRMITRFYDQMDALKIELDAWIRTGRTVVIMLKDKDRVKEVQAILREIDVAAEATDEGNIFANKVNLIAGGLSGSIEFVQERLVLLAEADIFHTQKKRRKAKKPLISNAERIKNYQQLEVGDYVVHVNHGIGRYTGIETIEFAGTHQDYLTIVFADQAAIHVPIDQIDLVQKYVSAEGREPKLNKMGGSEWAKTKQKVSSKIEDIADELIELYASREAQKGFAFSPDTAEQAEFENAFPYSETDDQVRSIAEIKKDMEVEKPMDRLLVGDVGFGKTEVAMRAVFKALMEGKQVAFLVPTTVLAQQHYETFTERFADWPFEIGLLSRFRSKAQQNETIAGLKKGQVDIVIGTHRVLSKDVEFLDLGLLVVDEEQRFGVKAKEKLKALKANVDVLTLTATPIPRTLNMSMLGVRDLSVIETPPANRYPVQTFVMEQNYGAVKDAIEREIARDGQVFYLFNNVAQIEEKAAFINELVPEARVAIAHGQMTVAQLENVMMDFVLGEFDVLVTTTIIETGVDIPNANTLLVEGADRMGLSTLYQLRGRVGRSTRIAYAYFMYRPDKMLSEVSEKRLMALRDFTELGSGFKIAMRDLSIRGAGNLLGKQQHGFVNSVGFDLYSQMLREAVQRKRGILPAKKTEPVEISLSIDAYIPQSYIRDERQKVEIYKRVQAMTSVDEMWDLDDELMDRYGEPPIETQLLLQVGAIKAAADKIGVTSIKRITASNTIEVLFHENLEQKIMTPAIFKALEDNPLRLAIKQVGAALMISLGLNKLSTEEWLDYLLQFTTKLADDENVVQMKADQLAKEKADYEKAQALKAEQEEVASKAAVDAQVKAAENEANQTGLDAENDQAGD encoded by the coding sequence TTGGATTTACAAACGTTTTTCTTGCAAGAATCTCAAAATGAATCATTTAAACAACAAGCCAAATCAGGCCAATCAGTCCTATATCTAGGCCTTCAAGGGGCCAGTCGGGCTTATATGGCTAAAACCCTACTGAATTTGGCCAGCGAGCAAAAAGTAGTCATTGTAACCAACAATCTACTGCAAGCCGACCACTTTTATAATGACCTACAAAGTGACTTTTCTGATGAACAATTGCATCTCTTTAATGTGCCAGAATCTGTGGCTGCTGACTGGGCGATTGCCAGTCCAGAAGCCTTAGCCGACCGGTTGAATGTTTTAAATTGGGCGCGTGACCCTAAAGCGACTGGTGTCCTAATCACGCCTATGTTTGGTTTGAAACGCCTATTAACCCCAACTGAAATTTGGGACAACACTCGTTTGCTAGTCAAATTAGGGGACGAATTAGAACCAGCTACCCTAGTTCAACGTCTGTTAAATCAAGGTTACCAACGGGCTGAAATTGTCATGACCCCAGGTGAAATGAGTCAACGCGGGGACATCGTAGACTTTTATCCTATAAATGCCGAATATCCAGTCCGAGTATCTGTGGGCTTTGACGAGGTAGAACGGATTTCAACTTTTGATCCCAACACCCAAAAATCCCTGCAAGACCAACCAAGTATCAACATCCAACCGTCGCAAGAATTCATTGTCTTGCCGCAACAATTACAAGCCCAAGCTGATGCCTTCCAAAAACTGATGGCCAAGTCGTTGGCTAAGATAAAGGACGACGTGGTTAAAGATTTAGCGACTGCCGTTGTTAACGATGAAGTCCTTGCATGGAAAAACGGTGAAACCACGGAAAACTCTAAATATTTCCACCGGTATATGTACCCAGAAACCACGAACATCCTTGACTATATTGGCGACCAAGCTTTCTTGATTTTGGACGACTATGCGCGTCTAATCCAAGAAGAGGCTACTTGGACCAGCAATACCGAAATGTACTTACAAACCATGGTTGAAATGGGGCAATTACCGGCTCAAGTCCAAGTTTATGCTGACTTTAAGGAAGGTATTCAAGCTTTTAAAGGTCGTAAATTTTACTTTTCAGTATGGCAGCAAGGGCTAGGATCACTGAAATTCGATGGGCTGTACCAGTATCAAACGCGAATGATTACACGGTTTTATGACCAAATGGATGCCCTGAAAATTGAACTAGATGCTTGGATTCGTACAGGTCGAACAGTGGTTATCATGTTAAAAGACAAGGACAGGGTGAAAGAAGTCCAAGCCATTTTGCGAGAAATAGATGTAGCGGCTGAAGCGACGGACGAAGGGAATATCTTCGCCAACAAGGTTAACCTAATTGCGGGCGGCTTATCAGGATCGATTGAATTCGTCCAAGAACGTTTAGTCCTACTGGCTGAAGCGGATATCTTCCATACCCAGAAGAAACGACGCAAGGCTAAGAAACCGCTGATTTCAAATGCGGAACGGATCAAAAACTACCAACAATTAGAAGTTGGGGACTATGTGGTTCATGTTAACCACGGGATTGGGCGGTATACTGGTATTGAAACTATCGAGTTTGCCGGCACCCACCAAGACTACTTGACCATTGTCTTCGCCGACCAAGCAGCTATTCATGTGCCGATTGACCAAATCGATTTGGTTCAAAAATATGTGTCTGCTGAGGGGCGTGAGCCTAAATTAAATAAAATGGGCGGTAGCGAATGGGCGAAAACCAAACAGAAGGTGTCCAGCAAGATTGAAGATATTGCGGATGAACTGATTGAATTATACGCCTCTCGTGAAGCACAGAAAGGTTTCGCTTTTAGTCCAGATACTGCTGAACAGGCCGAATTTGAAAATGCCTTCCCGTATTCAGAAACCGATGACCAAGTCCGGTCGATAGCTGAAATTAAGAAGGATATGGAAGTAGAGAAACCGATGGATCGATTACTCGTTGGAGATGTCGGTTTTGGAAAAACGGAAGTCGCTATGCGAGCTGTCTTTAAAGCTTTAATGGAGGGTAAACAAGTAGCTTTCTTAGTGCCCACGACTGTTTTAGCCCAACAACATTACGAAACCTTCACTGAACGGTTTGCAGACTGGCCTTTTGAAATTGGCTTATTATCTAGATTTAGAAGCAAGGCCCAACAAAATGAAACCATTGCGGGCTTGAAAAAAGGGCAAGTGGATATTGTGATTGGTACTCACCGCGTCCTATCTAAAGATGTTGAATTCCTTGATTTAGGGCTATTAGTGGTTGATGAGGAACAACGGTTTGGGGTGAAGGCCAAGGAAAAATTGAAGGCCTTAAAAGCGAATGTAGATGTGTTGACCCTGACGGCGACACCGATTCCTCGTACCTTAAACATGTCTATGCTAGGGGTTCGGGACTTATCCGTTATTGAAACACCGCCAGCCAACCGGTATCCCGTCCAGACTTTTGTAATGGAGCAAAATTACGGGGCAGTCAAAGATGCCATTGAACGAGAAATTGCTCGAGATGGTCAAGTTTTCTATCTCTTTAATAATGTGGCCCAAATCGAAGAGAAGGCGGCCTTTATCAATGAGTTGGTCCCTGAAGCGAGGGTGGCCATTGCCCATGGTCAAATGACTGTTGCCCAACTGGAAAATGTCATGATGGACTTTGTACTTGGTGAGTTTGATGTTTTAGTGACGACAACCATTATTGAGACAGGGGTCGACATTCCTAATGCCAACACCTTACTGGTTGAAGGAGCCGACCGGATGGGGCTATCTACCCTCTACCAATTACGGGGCCGGGTTGGACGGTCAACTCGAATTGCCTATGCCTATTTCATGTACCGTCCGGACAAGATGTTGTCTGAGGTATCTGAAAAACGCTTGATGGCCTTACGTGATTTCACGGAACTAGGGTCTGGTTTTAAGATTGCCATGCGTGACTTGTCCATTCGTGGGGCAGGTAACTTGCTCGGGAAACAGCAACACGGCTTTGTTAACTCAGTCGGTTTCGACCTCTATTCACAAATGTTACGTGAAGCAGTCCAACGTAAACGGGGCATTTTACCGGCTAAGAAAACTGAGCCAGTGGAAATATCACTATCTATTGATGCTTATATTCCGCAGAGCTATATCCGGGATGAGCGACAAAAAGTGGAGATTTATAAACGGGTGCAGGCCATGACCAGCGTAGATGAAATGTGGGACTTGGATGATGAGTTGATGGATCGATACGGTGAACCGCCAATTGAAACGCAACTGTTACTGCAAGTGGGTGCTATTAAAGCGGCGGCCGATAAGATCGGTGTGACAAGCATTAAACGCATTACTGCTAGCAACACCATAGAAGTCCTTTTCCACGAAAATCTTGAACAAAAAATCATGACACCAGCTATCTTCAAGGCACTAGAGGACAATCCTTTACGCTTGGCGATTAAGCAAGTTGGGGCTGCCTTAATGATCAGCCTAGGTTTAAACAAGTTGTCTACTGAAGAATGGTTGGACTACTTACTGCAATTTACAACCAAGTTAGCTGATGACGAAAATGTAGTCCAAATGAAGGCGGACCAATTGGCTAAGGAAAAAGCTGACTACGAGAAAGCACAAGCCTTAAAAGCTGAACAAGAAGAGGTGGCGAGTAAAGCTGCTGTAGACGCACAAGTGAAGGCAGCTGAAAATGAAGCTAATCAAACTGGTTTAGATGCAGAAAATGATCAAGCAGGTGACTAG